In one Shinella zoogloeoides genomic region, the following are encoded:
- a CDS encoding DUF4169 family protein — protein sequence MSGDVVNLRQFRKQKARSDKEKQAEQNRVAFGRTKAEKSLTRALNEKAEKTLDQGRIERPDEAKD from the coding sequence ATGAGCGGCGACGTCGTCAATCTCCGCCAGTTCCGCAAGCAGAAGGCGCGCTCCGACAAGGAGAAGCAGGCCGAGCAGAACCGTGTGGCCTTCGGCCGCACGAAAGCGGAAAAATCCCTGACGCGCGCCCTCAACGAGAAGGCGGAAAAGACGCTCGATCAGGGCCGCATCGAGCGGCCCGACGAGGCAAAGGACTGA
- a CDS encoding thymidylate synthase, whose amino-acid sequence MQQYLDLLAHVMENGSDRGDRTGTGTRGVFGYQMRFDLSEGFPVLTTKKLHLRSIIHELLWFLKGDTNIAYLHENGVTIWDEWADENGELGPVYGYQWRSWPTHDGRHLDQIVAVLDSIRNNPNSRRHIVSAWNPALVDEMALPPCHCLFQFYVANGKLSCQLYQRSADIFLGVPFNIASYALLTMMVAQATGLQPGDFVHTLGDAHIYSNHFEQARLQLTRKPKPLPFMKLNPDVKDLFSFKFEDFTLVGYEADSNIKAPIAV is encoded by the coding sequence ATGCAGCAATATCTCGACCTTCTCGCCCATGTGATGGAAAACGGCTCCGATCGAGGAGACCGCACGGGCACGGGCACGCGCGGCGTTTTCGGCTACCAGATGCGCTTCGATCTGTCCGAGGGCTTTCCGGTCCTGACCACCAAGAAGCTGCACCTGCGCTCCATCATCCATGAACTGCTGTGGTTCCTGAAGGGCGACACGAACATCGCCTACCTGCACGAGAACGGCGTCACCATCTGGGACGAATGGGCCGACGAAAACGGCGAGCTCGGCCCGGTCTACGGCTACCAGTGGCGCTCCTGGCCGACCCATGACGGGCGCCATCTCGACCAGATCGTCGCCGTCCTCGACAGCATCAGGAACAATCCGAATTCGCGCCGCCATATCGTTTCGGCCTGGAACCCGGCGCTGGTCGACGAGATGGCGCTGCCGCCGTGCCACTGCCTGTTCCAGTTCTACGTGGCGAACGGCAAGCTCTCCTGCCAGCTCTACCAGCGCTCGGCCGACATCTTCCTCGGCGTGCCGTTTAACATCGCCTCCTATGCGCTGCTGACCATGATGGTGGCGCAGGCGACCGGCCTTCAGCCCGGCGATTTCGTGCATACGCTCGGCGATGCGCACATCTATTCCAACCATTTCGAGCAGGCGCGCCTGCAACTGACGCGCAAGCCGAAGCCCTTGCCCTTCATGAAGCTCAATCCGGATGTAAAGGATCTTTTCTCCTTCAAATTCGAGGACTTCACCCTGGTCGGCTATGAAGCCGATTCAAACATCAAGGCGCCGATCGCCGTCTGA
- a CDS encoding FAD-binding oxidoreductase gives MALADIRSGARNEKGIAEALPRLAERFGSRFQTGEAIRAQHAHTTTYIPAQLPDGVVFVENAAEVQAVVGLCAELKVPVIPFGTGSSLEGQVNAPQGGISIDFSGMKRVLEVNAEDLDCTVEPGITREELNTYLRDTGLFFPIDPGANASIGGMASTRASGTNAVRYGTMKDNVLAVTAVTATGEEIRTARRARKSSAGYDLTRLFVGAEGTLGVLTSITLRLQGIPAVIAGGICGFPTLADACNAVIMTIQLGIPVARIELVNTLQIKACNAYSGLTLPEQPTLFVEFHGNEESVRLQSLEFGAIAAECGGGEFQWTADAEERAKLWKARHNVYWAAKGLRPGYAVIATDVCVPISRLADCVAETEADIDEHGLLAPIVGHAGDGNFHVSIVFDDKDPLHVEQVEAFVLRLNARALAMDGTCTGEHGIGQGKQAFLPGELGGSVTLMQQIKRALDPDNILNPGKIFSTLPGN, from the coding sequence ATGGCATTGGCGGATATCAGGAGCGGCGCGCGCAACGAAAAAGGCATCGCGGAGGCGCTGCCGCGCCTTGCCGAGCGCTTCGGGTCGCGCTTCCAGACGGGCGAGGCTATCCGCGCCCAGCACGCGCACACCACGACCTATATCCCCGCCCAGCTTCCCGATGGCGTCGTCTTCGTGGAAAATGCCGCGGAGGTGCAGGCGGTGGTCGGGCTCTGCGCGGAGCTGAAGGTGCCGGTCATCCCCTTCGGAACGGGCTCGTCACTGGAGGGGCAGGTGAATGCGCCGCAGGGCGGAATCTCCATCGATTTCAGCGGTATGAAGCGCGTGCTGGAGGTGAATGCCGAGGACCTCGATTGCACCGTCGAGCCGGGCATCACCCGCGAGGAATTGAACACCTACCTGCGCGACACCGGCCTCTTCTTCCCGATCGATCCCGGCGCCAACGCCTCGATCGGCGGCATGGCGTCCACGCGGGCGTCCGGCACTAATGCCGTGCGCTACGGCACGATGAAGGACAATGTGCTGGCCGTGACCGCCGTGACGGCGACCGGCGAGGAAATCCGCACCGCCCGCCGGGCGCGCAAATCCTCAGCCGGCTACGATCTCACGCGCCTTTTCGTCGGAGCGGAGGGCACGCTCGGCGTTCTGACCTCGATCACGCTGCGCCTCCAGGGCATTCCCGCGGTCATCGCCGGCGGCATCTGCGGTTTCCCGACGCTGGCGGACGCCTGCAACGCCGTCATCATGACGATCCAGCTTGGCATCCCCGTCGCGCGCATCGAGCTGGTCAATACGCTTCAGATCAAGGCGTGCAACGCCTATTCCGGGTTGACCCTGCCTGAACAGCCGACGCTCTTCGTGGAGTTCCACGGCAACGAGGAGAGCGTTCGCCTGCAATCGCTCGAGTTCGGGGCGATCGCCGCCGAATGCGGCGGCGGCGAGTTCCAGTGGACGGCCGATGCGGAGGAGCGCGCAAAGCTCTGGAAGGCGCGGCACAATGTCTATTGGGCGGCCAAGGGGCTGAGGCCCGGCTACGCGGTCATCGCCACGGATGTCTGCGTGCCCATCTCGCGGCTTGCGGACTGCGTGGCGGAAACGGAGGCCGATATCGACGAGCACGGCCTGCTGGCGCCCATCGTCGGGCATGCCGGCGACGGCAATTTCCATGTCAGCATCGTCTTCGACGACAAGGATCCGCTGCATGTCGAGCAGGTGGAGGCCTTCGTCCTGCGGCTGAACGCCCGCGCGCTCGCCATGGACGGCACCTGCACCGGGGAGCATGGCATCGGGCAGGGCAAGCAGGCCTTCCTGCCGGGCGAACTCGGCGGCTCAGTCACGCTCATGCAGCAGATCAAGCGGGCGCTCGACCCGGACAACATTCTGAACCCCGGCAAGATTTTTTCGACCCTGCCGGGGAATTAG
- a CDS encoding ribbon-helix-helix domain-containing protein, with amino-acid sequence MIRKYSTTLHGHRTSFSLEPAFHDELKAIAGERGQPLAALLREIDDARGVEGNLSSALRLFVLDWLKRKLDAEPVS; translated from the coding sequence GTGATCCGCAAATATTCCACGACGCTGCACGGCCATCGTACGAGCTTTTCGCTCGAACCCGCCTTCCACGACGAACTAAAAGCCATTGCCGGCGAACGCGGCCAGCCGCTCGCCGCGCTCCTGCGCGAGATCGACGACGCCCGCGGCGTCGAGGGCAATCTCTCCTCGGCCCTGCGCCTCTTCGTGCTGGACTGGCTGAAACGGAAACTCGACGCCGAACCGGTCAGTTGA
- a CDS encoding DUF2853 family protein — protein MTDYLADVRKYDSGADEAIVKKIVSHLGIALRNRDSSLVSCSDPEELNRVKEKWCGKKFGITGDAADKAVESVCKAMADDRTKSRVTFYYLTAKELGKLGALA, from the coding sequence ATGACCGACTATCTCGCAGATGTCCGCAAGTATGACAGCGGTGCCGACGAGGCCATCGTCAAGAAGATCGTGAGCCATCTCGGCATCGCGCTGCGCAACCGCGACTCCTCGCTGGTCTCCTGCTCCGATCCCGAAGAGCTGAACCGCGTGAAGGAAAAGTGGTGCGGCAAGAAATTCGGCATCACGGGCGATGCCGCCGACAAGGCCGTCGAATCCGTCTGCAAGGCAATGGCCGACGACCGCACCAAGTCGCGCGTCACCTTCTACTATCTCACCGCCAAGGAACTCGGAAAGCTCGGCGCGCTCGCCTGA
- the hflK gene encoding FtsH protease activity modulator HflK: MPWSNQNGGGGPWGGGGGGGGNNQGPWGQGPNRPRGGGGSNGGPPDLEEIIRRGQNQLKNVMPGGINGGVVVIALLLIGVFWLMNSIYTVQPDERGVELRFGKPKQEVSMPGLHFHFWPLETVELVKITEQQQNIGRRTAASTSDSSGLMLTGDQNIVNVQFSVLYSVSDPQAYLFNLEYPAETLQQVSESAMREVVGRRPAQDIFRDNRQAIAEGVKTTIQATMDAYGAGISINTVAIEDAAPPREVADAFDEVQRAEQDEDRFLEEANQYANQKLGLARGQAAQVREEAAAYKDRVVKEAEGEAARFLSVYEQYKLAPDVTRKRLFLETMEGVMKNSKKVIIDEKQGGQGVVPFLPLNELGRATTQQQQSTGGTQ; this comes from the coding sequence ATGCCCTGGAGCAATCAGAACGGCGGCGGCGGCCCTTGGGGCGGCGGTGGCGGCGGCGGTGGAAACAATCAAGGACCGTGGGGGCAGGGACCGAACCGCCCGCGCGGCGGTGGCGGCAGCAATGGCGGCCCACCGGATCTTGAGGAAATCATCCGGCGCGGCCAGAACCAGCTCAAGAACGTCATGCCCGGCGGCATCAACGGCGGCGTGGTGGTCATCGCGCTGCTGCTCATCGGCGTCTTCTGGCTGATGAATTCCATCTATACCGTCCAGCCGGACGAGCGCGGCGTCGAACTGCGCTTCGGCAAGCCGAAGCAGGAAGTCTCCATGCCCGGCCTGCATTTCCACTTTTGGCCGCTGGAGACCGTCGAACTCGTCAAGATCACCGAGCAGCAGCAGAATATCGGCCGCCGCACCGCAGCCTCGACCTCCGACAGCTCCGGCCTGATGCTGACGGGCGACCAGAACATCGTCAACGTGCAGTTCTCGGTGCTCTACTCGGTCAGCGACCCGCAGGCCTACCTCTTCAATCTCGAATATCCGGCCGAGACGCTGCAGCAGGTCTCCGAGAGCGCCATGCGCGAAGTCGTCGGCCGCCGTCCGGCGCAGGACATCTTCCGCGACAACCGCCAGGCGATCGCCGAAGGCGTGAAGACGACGATCCAGGCCACCATGGATGCCTATGGCGCCGGTATCTCGATCAACACGGTCGCCATCGAGGACGCGGCGCCGCCGCGTGAAGTGGCCGATGCGTTCGACGAAGTGCAGCGCGCCGAGCAGGACGAAGACCGCTTCCTCGAGGAAGCCAACCAGTATGCCAACCAGAAGCTCGGCCTTGCCCGCGGTCAGGCCGCGCAGGTCCGCGAAGAGGCAGCCGCCTACAAGGATCGCGTCGTGAAGGAAGCCGAAGGTGAGGCCGCGCGCTTCCTGTCGGTCTACGAACAGTACAAGCTCGCGCCCGACGTCACCCGCAAGCGTCTCTTCCTCGAAACGATGGAAGGCGTGATGAAGAACTCGAAGAAGGTCATCATCGACGAGAAGCAGGGCGGACAGGGCGTCGTTCCCTTCCTGCCGCTCAACGAACTCGGCCGTGCCACGACCCAGCAGCAGCAGAGCACGGGAGGCACTCAGTAA
- a CDS encoding dihydrofolate reductase, which produces MTKAKIVLVVAVANNGVIGRDGDLPWRLPSDLKRFKQLTLGKPVLMGRKTWDSIGRPLPGRPNIVITRDITFSAPGAEVVSSLDAGLEAARRAAEELGVDEICVIGGGQIYAQVFDRADVLHVTHVAAEVEGDTRFPAIDPALFDKVLEEPIPRGEKDSHAMRFVTWQRKTAG; this is translated from the coding sequence ATGACCAAAGCCAAGATCGTCCTCGTCGTGGCCGTTGCCAACAACGGCGTCATCGGCCGTGACGGCGACCTGCCGTGGCGCCTGCCGTCCGACCTGAAGCGCTTCAAGCAACTGACGCTCGGCAAGCCGGTGCTGATGGGGCGCAAGACCTGGGATTCGATCGGCAGGCCGCTGCCCGGCCGCCCGAACATCGTCATCACCCGCGACATAACCTTCTCCGCGCCCGGCGCGGAGGTCGTCTCCTCGCTGGATGCGGGATTGGAAGCGGCCCGGCGCGCGGCGGAAGAACTCGGCGTGGACGAGATCTGCGTCATCGGCGGCGGGCAGATCTACGCCCAGGTCTTCGACCGCGCCGACGTGCTGCACGTCACCCATGTCGCCGCGGAGGTCGAGGGCGACACGCGCTTCCCGGCGATCGATCCGGCGCTTTTCGATAAGGTGCTTGAGGAGCCCATTCCCCGGGGCGAGAAGGACAGCCATGCCATGCGCTTCGTCACCTGGCAGCGAAAGACGGCCGGCTGA
- a CDS encoding AsmA family protein: MLSRIMLFVGGLVVVALFVALLAPLFVDWTSFRQDFEREASRIMGRTVVVHGSVDARLIPFPSVTLNDVRVGAPEDGKPLVEVARFSMDAELAPFLSGEALIFDMRIEEPKARIKLLRDGTLDWARGRKSAIPARTVILENVAITGGEIEFVDEQTGRTRHVTGLDAQVSAKSLGGPWRIDGRAALDGESGAFQLASGQVENDTLSLRARIVPDRLSFTADLEGALKVVDFRPQYQGGFTLSEKPRPKEEGAADPLRVAGKFELSNERIRVPEYRLEAGPLDDPYVVTGEATLDTGRAPEFLLIADGQQIDVSRIGNNGETGKTGRNPQVSARQRLQALLAIAADIPIPQVPGRASLFLPAVVVGDTTVREIRLDVKPDGDSWRIDRADALLPGRTALEAKGRLTLRENRGFVGNLLVASNQPSGLATWLAGSVDPQIRKLKTAGFSAEVNLTDELQRFENLEIAIGGASLNGRLERESRVGTAPTLSLQLRGNEVELESLQALTGLVAGDTSLSTVLSHSIALDMKADRLLAFGESAEGVTAALSMKDGILTLSRLNIASLEGAALSASGTIGGSIVEPSAGLDMTLKAAEMRPVADLMARHLPAHPLLSRFVANAGYYDNADLTVRAAFSGEEESPATFTLEGPVNDGRIDLKLSAPTLAKLLQGGNFDLEGTIANPQSVVLAGQIGLDPLPFDADPDGSVTFHVSQPRRGLADVSASFAAGSTSITAKGTAVLSAENFLSGLLALKARSDDIEPYLMMNGIAVPQAGAGLPVVLQASLATSAEAIAITGIVGEADRNAFSGNLTLDRTAPTLKGTGALRFDTVDFGFLAEAVAGPVTDVVDGGLNAAPLTQPLQEAADISVALEAASFWPGLYGAVEGFKGNLVWKGGELTLTDMAGDWLGGRLSGRLKVANADENGLFEARAELAGADLSKVVWTGPGGAVAAGRADVTLAVDASGKSVRAMVEGASGSGEALVSDFAIRGLDTGALPTLLAEADRLEGDITPERVAGFAADAILKGEAVLGKAHIPFALAGGKLRIQSVTAEDGRAALSGDADVDLANDTMTGRLSVTYKAGEEALAGAEPEVALAYRGLVEAPGVELDVQPLANYLSLRRFETERRRVETLQANVLEKQRLRREAALYRSRTEARAALAEATRLQMEEEQRRRAEARERAEMDRTVREAEEAERAKRKAADDARLLLEAQEEARRLAEQRAAEEARKAEEEAKRRRLPASPEEGVEQGGELPPVDSGQNLNFDTLPGVN, encoded by the coding sequence GTGCTTTCTAGGATAATGCTCTTTGTCGGCGGCCTTGTGGTCGTGGCGCTCTTCGTGGCGCTGCTCGCCCCGCTCTTCGTCGACTGGACCAGCTTCCGGCAGGATTTCGAGCGCGAGGCGAGCCGCATCATGGGCCGCACCGTCGTCGTGCACGGCAGCGTCGATGCCCGCCTGATCCCGTTCCCCTCCGTGACGCTGAACGACGTTCGAGTCGGCGCGCCTGAGGACGGCAAGCCGCTGGTCGAGGTGGCGCGCTTCTCCATGGATGCGGAACTGGCGCCCTTCCTTTCCGGCGAGGCGCTGATCTTCGACATGCGCATCGAGGAGCCCAAGGCCCGCATCAAGCTGTTGCGGGACGGCACGCTGGACTGGGCGCGCGGCCGCAAGTCCGCCATTCCCGCCCGCACCGTCATCCTCGAAAACGTCGCCATCACCGGCGGCGAGATCGAATTCGTCGACGAACAGACCGGCCGCACGCGCCATGTCACCGGCCTCGACGCACAAGTCTCGGCAAAATCGCTCGGCGGGCCGTGGCGCATCGACGGGCGCGCGGCGCTCGACGGGGAAAGCGGGGCCTTCCAGCTTGCAAGCGGGCAGGTGGAAAACGATACGCTCTCGCTGCGCGCTCGCATCGTTCCCGACCGGCTGAGCTTTACCGCGGATCTCGAAGGCGCGTTGAAGGTCGTGGATTTCCGTCCGCAATACCAGGGCGGCTTCACGCTTTCCGAAAAGCCGCGCCCGAAGGAGGAAGGGGCGGCCGACCCGCTGCGGGTCGCCGGCAAGTTCGAGCTTTCCAACGAGCGTATCCGCGTTCCCGAATATCGCCTCGAGGCAGGCCCCTTGGACGATCCCTATGTGGTGACGGGCGAGGCGACTCTGGATACCGGCCGCGCGCCGGAATTCCTGCTGATCGCCGATGGCCAGCAGATCGACGTCAGCCGTATCGGCAACAACGGAGAGACCGGCAAGACGGGCCGTAACCCGCAGGTTTCCGCCCGGCAGCGGCTTCAGGCATTGCTGGCGATCGCCGCCGACATTCCGATCCCGCAGGTGCCGGGGCGCGCCAGCCTCTTCCTGCCGGCCGTGGTGGTTGGCGATACGACCGTTCGGGAAATCCGCCTCGACGTGAAGCCGGACGGCGACAGCTGGCGCATCGACCGGGCCGATGCCCTGCTGCCCGGCCGCACGGCGCTGGAGGCGAAGGGTCGGCTGACGTTGCGGGAAAACCGCGGTTTCGTCGGCAATCTCCTGGTCGCCTCCAACCAGCCATCGGGCCTTGCGACCTGGCTTGCCGGTTCCGTCGATCCGCAGATACGCAAGTTAAAGACGGCGGGCTTTTCCGCCGAGGTGAACCTGACGGACGAGTTGCAGCGTTTCGAGAACCTCGAGATCGCCATCGGCGGCGCCTCGCTGAACGGCCGGCTGGAGCGAGAATCCCGCGTCGGCACCGCCCCTACGCTTTCACTGCAATTGCGCGGCAACGAGGTGGAGCTGGAATCGCTTCAGGCCCTCACCGGCCTCGTGGCGGGCGATACGTCGCTTTCCACCGTGCTCAGCCATTCGATCGCGCTGGACATGAAGGCGGATCGCCTTCTGGCTTTCGGCGAAAGCGCCGAGGGCGTCACCGCCGCGCTTTCGATGAAGGACGGCATCCTGACGCTGAGCCGTCTCAACATCGCTTCGCTGGAGGGCGCGGCGTTGTCGGCCAGCGGCACGATCGGCGGCTCGATTGTCGAGCCGAGCGCCGGGCTCGACATGACGCTCAAGGCTGCGGAGATGCGGCCGGTCGCCGACCTCATGGCGCGGCATCTGCCCGCCCATCCGCTGCTGTCCCGTTTCGTCGCCAATGCCGGCTACTACGACAATGCCGACCTTACCGTGCGGGCCGCCTTCTCCGGCGAGGAGGAAAGCCCGGCGACCTTCACGCTAGAAGGTCCCGTCAACGACGGGCGGATAGATCTGAAACTGTCGGCGCCGACGCTTGCAAAACTCCTGCAAGGCGGCAATTTCGACCTCGAAGGCACCATCGCCAATCCGCAGTCCGTGGTGCTCGCGGGGCAGATCGGGCTCGATCCGCTGCCCTTCGATGCCGATCCGGACGGCAGCGTCACGTTCCATGTCAGCCAGCCGCGGCGTGGCCTTGCCGATGTCTCCGCGTCCTTTGCCGCCGGCAGCACGTCGATCACCGCGAAGGGCACGGCAGTTCTCTCGGCCGAGAATTTCCTCTCGGGCTTGCTCGCCCTGAAGGCGAGAAGCGACGATATCGAACCCTACCTGATGATGAACGGCATTGCCGTGCCGCAGGCCGGCGCCGGCCTTCCGGTCGTCCTGCAGGCCTCGCTCGCGACGAGCGCCGAGGCGATCGCGATCACCGGCATCGTGGGCGAAGCGGATCGTAATGCCTTTTCGGGGAACCTGACGCTGGACCGGACGGCGCCGACGCTCAAGGGCACCGGCGCGCTGCGTTTCGACACGGTCGATTTCGGCTTTCTTGCGGAGGCGGTGGCAGGCCCGGTGACCGATGTCGTCGACGGCGGCTTGAACGCCGCGCCGCTCACGCAGCCGCTTCAGGAAGCCGCCGATATTTCCGTCGCGCTGGAGGCTGCGTCCTTCTGGCCCGGCCTCTACGGCGCCGTCGAGGGCTTCAAGGGCAATCTCGTGTGGAAGGGCGGCGAACTGACCTTGACGGATATGGCCGGCGACTGGCTCGGCGGCAGGCTTTCGGGCCGCCTCAAGGTTGCCAATGCGGACGAGAACGGACTGTTCGAGGCGCGTGCCGAACTTGCGGGGGCCGACCTGTCGAAGGTCGTCTGGACTGGCCCCGGCGGCGCGGTGGCCGCGGGCAGGGCGGATGTGACGCTTGCCGTCGACGCTTCCGGCAAGAGCGTGCGCGCCATGGTCGAGGGAGCGAGCGGTTCGGGCGAGGCGCTGGTGTCGGATTTCGCCATCCGCGGGCTCGATACCGGCGCGCTGCCCACGCTGCTGGCTGAGGCCGATCGCCTGGAAGGCGACATCACGCCGGAGCGCGTGGCCGGTTTTGCGGCGGACGCCATTTTGAAAGGCGAGGCGGTGCTGGGCAAGGCGCATATTCCTTTCGCCCTGGCCGGCGGCAAGTTGCGCATCCAGAGCGTGACGGCGGAGGACGGCAGGGCCGCGCTGTCGGGCGATGCGGATGTCGATCTCGCCAACGACACGATGACGGGGCGGCTTTCCGTGACCTACAAGGCAGGTGAGGAGGCGCTGGCCGGCGCGGAGCCGGAAGTGGCGCTCGCCTATCGCGGCCTCGTCGAGGCGCCTGGTGTCGAACTCGACGTGCAGCCGCTTGCTAACTACCTGTCGCTGCGGCGTTTCGAAACCGAACGGCGGCGTGTGGAGACATTGCAGGCGAACGTGCTGGAAAAGCAGCGCCTGCGGCGGGAGGCCGCCCTCTATCGGTCGCGTACGGAAGCCCGTGCGGCGCTTGCCGAGGCCACGCGCCTGCAGATGGAGGAGGAACAGCGCCGCCGTGCGGAGGCGCGCGAACGCGCCGAGATGGATCGTACCGTGCGCGAGGCGGAAGAGGCGGAGCGCGCCAAGCGCAAGGCCGCCGATGACGCCCGCCTGCTTTTGGAAGCGCAGGAGGAAGCGCGCCGGCTTGCGGAGCAGCGCGCGGCGGAGGAAGCCCGTAAGGCGGAGGAGGAGGCGAAGCGCCGCCGCCTGCCGGCCTCGCCCGAAGAGGGTGTCGAGCAGGGCGGCGAACTGCCGCCCGTTGATAGCGGGCAGAACCTGAATTTCGACACGCTTCCCGGCGTCAACTGA
- a CDS encoding SspB family protein has protein sequence MALDHIRYDILAQDALRSVIRKVLSEIAVTGHLPGEHHFFITFLTNAPGVRISQHLKAKYAEQMTIVIQHQFWDLKVTESLFEIGLSFSDTPEKLVIPFNAIRGFYDPSVSFELEFDVPAVEEEEHSAEITAYPAAAEKAEEPAEEPTPPTGGDDNNKGGSVVSLDSFRKKN, from the coding sequence ATGGCGCTAGACCACATTCGCTACGACATTCTCGCCCAGGACGCGCTGCGCAGCGTCATTCGCAAGGTTCTGTCCGAAATAGCGGTCACGGGCCACCTGCCCGGCGAGCACCATTTCTTCATCACCTTCCTGACCAACGCGCCCGGCGTGCGCATCTCGCAGCACCTCAAGGCGAAATATGCCGAGCAGATGACCATCGTCATCCAGCACCAGTTCTGGGACCTGAAGGTCACCGAGAGCCTGTTCGAGATCGGCCTCTCCTTCTCCGATACGCCGGAAAAGCTGGTCATCCCGTTCAACGCCATCCGCGGCTTCTACGATCCTTCCGTCAGCTTCGAGCTGGAATTCGACGTGCCGGCCGTCGAGGAAGAAGAGCATTCCGCCGAGATCACCGCCTATCCCGCCGCTGCGGAAAAGGCCGAAGAGCCCGCCGAGGAGCCGACGCCGCCGACCGGTGGCGACGACAACAACAAGGGTGGCTCGGTCGTCTCGCTCGATTCCTTCCGCAAGAAGAACTGA